In the Prochlorococcus sp. MIT 1307 genome, one interval contains:
- the rplT gene encoding 50S ribosomal protein L20, with translation MARVKRGNVARKRRNKILRLAKGFKGSNGTLFRTANQRVMKALCNAYRDRRRRKRDFRRLWIARINAAARINGMSYSRLIGGLKKADIRLNRKMLSQLALLDPQSFSEVVTSAKN, from the coding sequence ATGGCACGTGTCAAAAGAGGCAATGTAGCCCGTAAACGTCGCAACAAAATACTTCGCCTGGCTAAGGGCTTTAAAGGCAGTAATGGAACCCTTTTTCGCACTGCCAACCAACGTGTCATGAAGGCACTATGCAATGCATACCGTGACAGAAGGCGTCGCAAACGTGATTTCAGACGTCTATGGATTGCTCGAATTAATGCAGCTGCAAGAATTAATGGCATGAGTTATAGCCGGCTAATCGGCGGACTCAAAAAAGCAGACATACGTCTGAATAGAAAAATGTTGTCTCAACTAGCTTTACTTGACCCTCAAAGCTTTTCTGAAGTAGTCACTTCAGCTAAAAATTGA
- the rpmI gene encoding 50S ribosomal protein L35, giving the protein MPKLKTRKAAAKRFKATGTGKFMRRRAFRNHLLDHKSPKLKRHLATKAVVDDRDAENVSLMLPYS; this is encoded by the coding sequence ATGCCAAAGCTAAAGACCCGCAAAGCTGCTGCAAAGCGGTTCAAAGCAACAGGCACTGGCAAGTTCATGCGGCGTCGGGCTTTCCGCAATCATTTGCTAGACCACAAAAGTCCCAAACTCAAAAGACATCTTGCAACAAAAGCAGTTGTAGATGATAGGGATGCTGAAAACGTAAGTCTGATGCTCCCTTACTCCTAA